In Phaseolus vulgaris cultivar G19833 chromosome 10, P. vulgaris v2.0, whole genome shotgun sequence, a single genomic region encodes these proteins:
- the LOC137819247 gene encoding uncharacterized protein, whose product MAPHGESLTSSFSRKSNMSKPPKLASENLQRTVSDISFELTKEEIDGLKLTPISEVENAKCECCGMSEECTPEYIDRVREKFNGKWVCGLCGEAVKEELEKNGGEKEEALSAHMSACVRFNKYGRAFPVLFQAQAMKEMLKKSTLDGRRAKSISPRDKGGPKKGGIARSSSCIPALTREINDIKIAN is encoded by the coding sequence ATGGCACCCCATGGAGAGTCTTTGACTAGCTCTTTCTCTAGGAAAAGCAACATGTCAAAGCCACCAAAGCTTGCATCTGAGAACCTTCAACGAACGGTCTCAGACATCTCTTTTGAGCTGACCAAAGAAGAGATCGATGGTCTAAAGCTAACACCAATATCTGAGGTTGAGAATGCCAAGTGTGAGTGCTGTGGGATGTCTGAGGAGTGCACACCCGAGTACATAGACCGTGTGCGTGAGAAGTTCAATGGGAAGTGGGTGTGTGGGTTGTGTGGTGAGGCAGTGAAAGAAGAGTTGGAGAAAAATGGAGGGGAAAAAGAAGAGGCCTTGAGTGCACACATGAGTGCATGTGTTAGGTTCAACAAATATGGTAGGGCTTTCCCTGTTCTTTTCCAAGCACAGGCCATGAAAGAGATGCTCAAAAAGAGCACTCTAGACGGTAGAAGGGCTAAGTCCATTAGCCCTAGGGACAAAGGAGGACCAAAGAAAGGAGGCATTGCTCGTAGTTCTAGCTGCATTCCAGCACTCACAAGAGAAATCAATGATATCAAAATAGCCAATTAG